A region from the Medicago truncatula cultivar Jemalong A17 chromosome 6, MtrunA17r5.0-ANR, whole genome shotgun sequence genome encodes:
- the LOC11421806 gene encoding CRM-domain containing factor CFM2, chloroplastic isoform X2, whose translation MLLPTTNFNTFFTPSSPFFFPFHFPKTPSKFTIRTSSSNSHTLPDSAIQRIADKLHSLGIITTTTGHSSSSSTTSTTTAGEIFLPLPHTLPKYRVGHTLDLSWSTPENPVPLVGAGLEKLSENEVERARLAKEKKREEKRKRVPTLAELSLTDGEILRLRELGYQMKQKIKVGKAGVTEGIVNGIHERWRRSEVVRVVCEDLCRINMKRTHDILERKTGGLVVWRSGSKIILYRGIDYKYPYFLSDEVLREEESDALQPMDSDDESIDERKTHSSEMSSATHAGQSSNIKTVKPALVQGVGTPNRVRFQLPGEAELLEEVDSLLEGLGPRFTDWWGYDPVPVDADLLPAVIPGFRPPFRLLPYGVQSKLTDDEMTTLKRLGRTLPCHFALGRNWKLQGVAAAIIKFWERCEIVNIAVKRGVQNTSNRKMAEEIKYLTGGTLLSRNKEVIVIYRGKDFLPAAVSSAIKKRWKAVKNKENAENRSAITASSHSERKHMTFIKDKETIEKPLLMKAKAAIQRTSFKLAQALEKKEKAEKLLESLEKDESLQEEEIDKESITEEERYMLRRIGLKMKPFLLLGRRGVFDGTVENMHLHWKYRELVKIICNQESVEYAHQTARTLEAESGGILVAVERVNKGYAIIVYRGKNYSRPDSLRPRTLLNKKQALKRSIEAQRREALKLHVLKLDKNINELKHQMVKDEASSEQIAKELRSDLATENSPEEASVDNQQPIQEQHIELIGSGGECQGEPESLTGLVHQERQLDEVDDFVVDTGHSVSTNKASEGSIISFKSDPEPSAPVINENSNEFPSSLVHPKRQLDEVSDSVVDTGHSVSTNDAMEASIISFKRDPEPSAPVINKSPIEFSSRSSSLSNRERLLLRKQALRMKKIPIVPIGKSNIVAGLEEAIKNLLRRHPFVIVNVKGRAKGTSVHELVSILEEATGAVLVSQEPSKIILYRGWGAGTQRHTNSIYRGVAEDGGAKPNVSPELLEAIRIECGLQ comes from the exons ATGTTGCTTCCAACTACTAACTTCAACACCTTCTTCACTCCTTCTTCTCCATTCTTCTTCCCTTTTCATTTCCCCAAAACCCCTTCCAAATTCACTATTCGCACCTCCTCTTCTAATTCCCACACCCTCCCTGATTCCGCCATTCAACGCATCGCCGATAAACTCCATTCACTCGgcatcatcaccaccaccaccggccactcctcttcctcctccacaacctccaccaccaccgccGGTGAAATCTTCCTTCCCTTACCACACACACTCCCAAAATACCGCGTCGGTCACACACTCGACCTCAGCTGGAGCACACCGGAGAATCCAGTTCCTCTCGTTGGCGCAGGACTCGAGAAATTGAGCGAGAATGAAGTTGAGAGAGCGCGTTTGGCgaaggagaagaagagggagGAGAAGAGGAAGAGAGTACCGACGTTGGCAGAGTTGAGTTTGACGGATGGGGAGATATTGAGGTTGAGAGAATTAGGGTATCAGATGAAGCAGAAGATTAAGGTTGGGAAAGCCGGTGTAACGGAAGGGATTGTTAATGGAATTCATGAACGGTGGCGAAGATCGGAAGTTGTTAGAGTTGTTTGTGAGGATCTTTGTAGGATTAACATGAAAAGGACTCATGATATTTTGgag AGAAAAACTGGAGGACTTGTTGTTTGGAGATCTGGaagtaaaataatattgtaCAGAGGGATTGATTATAAGTATCCTTACTTCCTATCAGATGAAGTtttgagagaagaagaaagtgatGCATTGCAACCTATGGACAGTGATGATGAAAGTATTGATGAAAGAAAGACCCATTCATCTGAAATGAGTTCAGCCACACATGCAGGACAAAGTTCAAACATCAAAACCGTAAAACCAGCTTTGGTACAAGGAGTCGGTACTCCCAATAGAGTGAGATTTCAACTGCCAGGTGAAGCAGAGCTTTTAGAAGAAGTAGACAGCTTGTTAGAGGGTCTTGGGCCTCGATTTACGGATTGGTGGGGGTATGACCCTGTGCCTGTTGATGCTGATCTTCTACCTGCCGTTATTCCTGGATTTAGGCCGCCTTTTCGCCTACTTCCATATGGTGTGCAGTCTAAGCTAACGGATGATGAAATGACCACATTGAAGAGACTTGGCAGAACTTTACCATGCCATTTTGCATTAG GTAGAAATTGGAAACTTCAAGGAGTGGCTGCTGCGATTATCAAGTTCTGGGAAAGATGTGAGATTGTCAATATTGCAGTAAAAAGAGGTGTGCAGAATACTAGCAATAGGAAAATGGCTGAAGAGATTAAG TATCTGACTGGAGGAACTCTCCTTTCTCGGAATAAAGAAGTTATTGTCATTTACAGAGGAAAGGACTTCTTACCTGCTGCAGTTTCTTCAGCAATTAAAAAGAGATGGAAAGctgtaaaaaataaagaaaatgctGAAAATAGATCAGCAATTACAGCTTCTTCACATTCTGAAAGAAAGCATATGACATTCATTAAAGATAAAGAAACCATTGAAAAGCCATTATTGATGAAGGCTAAGGCAGCTATTCAAAGGACTAGCTTCAAATTGGCACAG GCActagagaagaaagagaaagctGAAAAACTTTTAGAAAGTCTGGAAAAAGACGAGAGTcttcaagaagaagaaatagataAAGAGAGTATTACTGAAGAAGAGAGATACATGTTGCGGAGAATTGGCTTGAAGATGAAGCCCTTCTTGTTGCTAG GAAGACGAGGGGTTTTTGATGGGACAGTGGAAAATATGCATCTTCATTGGAAATATCGGGAACTTGTGAAGATAATATGTAATCAAGAAAGCGTGGAATATGCCCACCAGACAGCTCGGACCTTAGAGGCAGAAAGTGGTGGAATATTAGTAGCAGTAGAGAGAGTGAACAAGGGCTACGCAATCATTGTTTATCGTGGAAAGAATTATAGTAGGCCGGATAGTTTGAGGCCGCGAACACTTCTAAATAAAAAGCAAGCATTGAAGCGTTCAATAGAGGCACAACGCCGTGAG GCGTTGAAGCTTCATGTTTTGAAGTTAGACAAGAACATAAATGAATTGAAGCATCAAATG GTTAAAGATGAGGCTAGCAGTGAGCAGATAGCTAAAGAGTTGAGATCGGACTTG GCTACAGAAAATTCTCCAGAAGAAGCTTCTGTTGACAATCAACAACCTATACAAGAGCAGCACATTGAGCTGATTGGTAGTGGTGGAGAATGTCAAGGTGAACCAGAATCCTTGACTGGTTTGGTTCATCAAGAAAGACAG TTGGATGAAGTGGATGATTTTGTGGTTGATACTGGGCACAGTGTTTCTACTAACAAAGCAAGTGAAGGATCAATCATATCATTCAAAAGTGATCCGGAACCATCAGCTCCTGTGATAAATGAGAATTCAAACGAGTTTCCTTCTAGTTTGGTTCATCCAAAAAGGCAG TTGGATGAAGTGAGTGATTCTGTGGTTGATACTGGACATAGTGTCTCTACTAACGATGCTATGGAAGCATCGATTATATCATTTAAAAGGGATCCTGAACCATCAGCTCCGGTGATAAATAAGAGTCCAATTGAGTTTTCTTCTAGATCTTCATCTCTTTCCAATAGAGAGAGACTTCTTCTTCGAAAGCAGGCCTTAAGGATGAAAAAGATACCTATCGTTCCCATAG GAAAGAGCAATATTGTGGCCGGTCTTGAGGAAGCAATCAAGAATCTTTTGCGGAGGCACCCTTTTGTCATAGTTAATGTCAAAGGAAGGGCAAAAGGGACCTCAGTTCATGAGTTGGTTTCCATACTAGAG GAAGCAACAGGTGCAGTTCTAGTCTCTCAGGAGCCTAGCAAAATCATACTTTACAGGGGTTGGGGGGCGGGAACGCAACGTCACACCAACTCAATTTATAGGGGAGTAGCTGAAGACGGAGGAGCAAAGCCCAATGTCTCTCCCGAGCTGTTGGAAGCTATCAGAATTGAATGTGGATTGCAGTAA
- the LOC11421806 gene encoding CRM-domain containing factor CFM2, chloroplastic isoform X1: MLLPTTNFNTFFTPSSPFFFPFHFPKTPSKFTIRTSSSNSHTLPDSAIQRIADKLHSLGIITTTTGHSSSSSTTSTTTAGEIFLPLPHTLPKYRVGHTLDLSWSTPENPVPLVGAGLEKLSENEVERARLAKEKKREEKRKRVPTLAELSLTDGEILRLRELGYQMKQKIKVGKAGVTEGIVNGIHERWRRSEVVRVVCEDLCRINMKRTHDILERKTGGLVVWRSGSKIILYRGIDYKYPYFLSDEVLREEESDALQPMDSDDESIDERKTHSSEMSSATHAGQSSNIKTVKPALVQGVGTPNRVRFQLPGEAELLEEVDSLLEGLGPRFTDWWGYDPVPVDADLLPAVIPGFRPPFRLLPYGVQSKLTDDEMTTLKRLGRTLPCHFALGRNWKLQGVAAAIIKFWERCEIVNIAVKRGVQNTSNRKMAEEIKYLTGGTLLSRNKEVIVIYRGKDFLPAAVSSAIKKRWKAVKNKENAENRSAITASSHSERKHMTFIKDKETIEKPLLMKAKAAIQRTSFKLAQALEKKEKAEKLLESLEKDESLQEEEIDKESITEEERYMLRRIGLKMKPFLLLGRRGVFDGTVENMHLHWKYRELVKIICNQESVEYAHQTARTLEAESGGILVAVERVNKGYAIIVYRGKNYSRPDSLRPRTLLNKKQALKRSIEAQRREALKLHVLKLDKNINELKHQMVKDEASSEQIAKELRSDLATENSPEEASVDNQQPIQEQHIELIGSGGECQGEPESLTGLVHQERQATKNSLEEASVDNQQPIQEQHIELIDTGEECQGEPESLTGLVHQERQLDEVDDFVVDTGHSVSTNKASEGSIISFKSDPEPSAPVINENSNEFPSSLVHPKRQLDEVSDSVVDTGHSVSTNDAMEASIISFKRDPEPSAPVINKSPIEFSSRSSSLSNRERLLLRKQALRMKKIPIVPIGKSNIVAGLEEAIKNLLRRHPFVIVNVKGRAKGTSVHELVSILEEATGAVLVSQEPSKIILYRGWGAGTQRHTNSIYRGVAEDGGAKPNVSPELLEAIRIECGLQ, translated from the exons ATGTTGCTTCCAACTACTAACTTCAACACCTTCTTCACTCCTTCTTCTCCATTCTTCTTCCCTTTTCATTTCCCCAAAACCCCTTCCAAATTCACTATTCGCACCTCCTCTTCTAATTCCCACACCCTCCCTGATTCCGCCATTCAACGCATCGCCGATAAACTCCATTCACTCGgcatcatcaccaccaccaccggccactcctcttcctcctccacaacctccaccaccaccgccGGTGAAATCTTCCTTCCCTTACCACACACACTCCCAAAATACCGCGTCGGTCACACACTCGACCTCAGCTGGAGCACACCGGAGAATCCAGTTCCTCTCGTTGGCGCAGGACTCGAGAAATTGAGCGAGAATGAAGTTGAGAGAGCGCGTTTGGCgaaggagaagaagagggagGAGAAGAGGAAGAGAGTACCGACGTTGGCAGAGTTGAGTTTGACGGATGGGGAGATATTGAGGTTGAGAGAATTAGGGTATCAGATGAAGCAGAAGATTAAGGTTGGGAAAGCCGGTGTAACGGAAGGGATTGTTAATGGAATTCATGAACGGTGGCGAAGATCGGAAGTTGTTAGAGTTGTTTGTGAGGATCTTTGTAGGATTAACATGAAAAGGACTCATGATATTTTGgag AGAAAAACTGGAGGACTTGTTGTTTGGAGATCTGGaagtaaaataatattgtaCAGAGGGATTGATTATAAGTATCCTTACTTCCTATCAGATGAAGTtttgagagaagaagaaagtgatGCATTGCAACCTATGGACAGTGATGATGAAAGTATTGATGAAAGAAAGACCCATTCATCTGAAATGAGTTCAGCCACACATGCAGGACAAAGTTCAAACATCAAAACCGTAAAACCAGCTTTGGTACAAGGAGTCGGTACTCCCAATAGAGTGAGATTTCAACTGCCAGGTGAAGCAGAGCTTTTAGAAGAAGTAGACAGCTTGTTAGAGGGTCTTGGGCCTCGATTTACGGATTGGTGGGGGTATGACCCTGTGCCTGTTGATGCTGATCTTCTACCTGCCGTTATTCCTGGATTTAGGCCGCCTTTTCGCCTACTTCCATATGGTGTGCAGTCTAAGCTAACGGATGATGAAATGACCACATTGAAGAGACTTGGCAGAACTTTACCATGCCATTTTGCATTAG GTAGAAATTGGAAACTTCAAGGAGTGGCTGCTGCGATTATCAAGTTCTGGGAAAGATGTGAGATTGTCAATATTGCAGTAAAAAGAGGTGTGCAGAATACTAGCAATAGGAAAATGGCTGAAGAGATTAAG TATCTGACTGGAGGAACTCTCCTTTCTCGGAATAAAGAAGTTATTGTCATTTACAGAGGAAAGGACTTCTTACCTGCTGCAGTTTCTTCAGCAATTAAAAAGAGATGGAAAGctgtaaaaaataaagaaaatgctGAAAATAGATCAGCAATTACAGCTTCTTCACATTCTGAAAGAAAGCATATGACATTCATTAAAGATAAAGAAACCATTGAAAAGCCATTATTGATGAAGGCTAAGGCAGCTATTCAAAGGACTAGCTTCAAATTGGCACAG GCActagagaagaaagagaaagctGAAAAACTTTTAGAAAGTCTGGAAAAAGACGAGAGTcttcaagaagaagaaatagataAAGAGAGTATTACTGAAGAAGAGAGATACATGTTGCGGAGAATTGGCTTGAAGATGAAGCCCTTCTTGTTGCTAG GAAGACGAGGGGTTTTTGATGGGACAGTGGAAAATATGCATCTTCATTGGAAATATCGGGAACTTGTGAAGATAATATGTAATCAAGAAAGCGTGGAATATGCCCACCAGACAGCTCGGACCTTAGAGGCAGAAAGTGGTGGAATATTAGTAGCAGTAGAGAGAGTGAACAAGGGCTACGCAATCATTGTTTATCGTGGAAAGAATTATAGTAGGCCGGATAGTTTGAGGCCGCGAACACTTCTAAATAAAAAGCAAGCATTGAAGCGTTCAATAGAGGCACAACGCCGTGAG GCGTTGAAGCTTCATGTTTTGAAGTTAGACAAGAACATAAATGAATTGAAGCATCAAATG GTTAAAGATGAGGCTAGCAGTGAGCAGATAGCTAAAGAGTTGAGATCGGACTTG GCTACAGAAAATTCTCCAGAAGAAGCTTCTGTTGACAATCAACAACCTATACAAGAGCAGCACATTGAGCTGATTGGTAGTGGTGGAGAATGTCAAGGTGAACCAGAATCCTTGACTGGTTTGGTTCATCAAGAAAGACAG GCTACAAAAAATTCTCTAGAAGAAGCTTCTGTTGACAACCAACAACCTATACAAGAGCAGCACATTGAGCTGATTGATACTGGTGAAGAATGTCAAGGCGAACCAGAATCCTTGACTGGTTTGGTTCATCAAGAAAGACAG TTGGATGAAGTGGATGATTTTGTGGTTGATACTGGGCACAGTGTTTCTACTAACAAAGCAAGTGAAGGATCAATCATATCATTCAAAAGTGATCCGGAACCATCAGCTCCTGTGATAAATGAGAATTCAAACGAGTTTCCTTCTAGTTTGGTTCATCCAAAAAGGCAG TTGGATGAAGTGAGTGATTCTGTGGTTGATACTGGACATAGTGTCTCTACTAACGATGCTATGGAAGCATCGATTATATCATTTAAAAGGGATCCTGAACCATCAGCTCCGGTGATAAATAAGAGTCCAATTGAGTTTTCTTCTAGATCTTCATCTCTTTCCAATAGAGAGAGACTTCTTCTTCGAAAGCAGGCCTTAAGGATGAAAAAGATACCTATCGTTCCCATAG GAAAGAGCAATATTGTGGCCGGTCTTGAGGAAGCAATCAAGAATCTTTTGCGGAGGCACCCTTTTGTCATAGTTAATGTCAAAGGAAGGGCAAAAGGGACCTCAGTTCATGAGTTGGTTTCCATACTAGAG GAAGCAACAGGTGCAGTTCTAGTCTCTCAGGAGCCTAGCAAAATCATACTTTACAGGGGTTGGGGGGCGGGAACGCAACGTCACACCAACTCAATTTATAGGGGAGTAGCTGAAGACGGAGGAGCAAAGCCCAATGTCTCTCCCGAGCTGTTGGAAGCTATCAGAATTGAATGTGGATTGCAGTAA
- the LOC11421807 gene encoding cytochrome P450 82A3 — protein MDLVLNFQNVTTIGFLSLIFLIYLFHFRPSKVVNKGREPPMASGAWPILGHLLVLGGSKTPHKTLGTMANKYGPLFTIKLGTNRALVLSNWEMAKECYTINDVAVSSRSKLVAIEHIAYNQASFGFAPYGPYWREMRKIVSIFLSNRRMEQLSHVRVTEVKTSIKELFHVWSNKKNDSGYMLVEMKQWFTQLVFNIVFQTMAGKRYFGETAVVKEKEAQNIVKALREFMHMLGVCTMADAVPILRWMKLGVKAMKETAKELDIVLDDWLVEHHKNKGLGEKVESDQDFMDMMISMLDGATIGGFDADTINKATTLALILGATDTSTVTLTWVICLLLRNPHVLAKAKEELNNQIGEERFINDSDINKLVYLQAIVKETLRLYPPGPLSAPREFTEDCTLGGYRIKKGTRLITNLWKIQTDPSIWPDPLEFKPERFLTTHKNVDAKGQHFELLPFGSGRRICPGISFGLHMIHLTLANFLHSFEIVNGSSEPVDMTENLGMTNEKATPLEILVKPHFSPKYYETM, from the exons ATGGATTTAGTTCTAAATTTCCAAAATGTCACAACAATAGGATTTCTTTCTCTaatattcttaatttatttattccatttcCGTCCTTCCAAAGTTGTTAATAAGGGTAGAGAACCTCCCATGGCCTCAGGTGCATGGCCAATACTTGGTCACCTCTTAGTCTTAGGTGGTTCTAAAACACCTCATAAAACATTAGGCACCATGGCTAACAAATATGGACCCCTATTCACCATAAAACTTGGTACAAATCGTGCTTTGGTACTAAGCAATTGGGAAATGGCAAAAGAGTGTTACACTATAAACGATGTTGCCGTTTCGTCTCGTTCTAAACTTGTTGCAATTGAACATATAGCTTATAACCAAGCTAGCTTTGGTTTTGCACCCTATGGTCCTTACTGGCGCGAAATGCGTAAAATTGTTAGTATCTTCCTATCGAATCGTCGAATGGAACAGCTTAGCCATGTTCGAGTCACGGAAGTTAAAACTTCGATTAAAGAGCTTTTCCATGTTTGGTCTAACAAAAAGAATGATTCTGGCTACATGTTGGTGGAGATGAAGCAGTGGTTCACCCAGTTGGTATTCAATATAG TTTTCCAAACAATGGCTGGGAAGAGATATTTTGGTGAAACAGCCGTAGTAAAGGAGAAAGAAGCACAAAATATTGTAAAGGCATTAAGAGAGTTCATGCATATGTTAGGGGTATGTACAATGGCTGATGCTGTTCCAATTCTAAGATGGATGAAATTAGGAGTCAAAGCAATGAAAGAAACTGCCAAAGAATTGGATATAGTTTTAGATGATTGGTTAGTGGAGCATCACAAGAATAAGGGTTTAGGTGAAAAAGTTGAAAGTGACCAAGATTTTATGGACATGATGATTTCAATGCTTGATGGTGCCACCATTGGTGGATTCGATGCTGATACTATAAACAAAGCAACAACATTG GCATTGATATTGGGAGCAACTGATACAAGCACAGTTACCCTTACATGGGTAATTTGTTTACTATTGAGAAATCCTCATGTATTAGCAAAAGCAAAAGAAGAACTCAACAATCAAATTGGAGAAGAAAGATTCATAAATGACTCAGACATAAATAAGTTGGTATATCTTCAAGCAATAGTCAAAGAAACCCTAAGATTGTATCCTCCAGGTCCTCTCTCAGCACCTCGTGAATTCACAGAAGATTGTACGTTAGGTGGCTATCGTATCAAAAAAGGAACTAGACTTATCACAAATCTTTGGAAAATTCAAACCGATCCAAGTATTTGGCCAGATCCATTAGAGTTCAAACCAGAAAGATTTCTTACCACTCACAAAAATGTTGATGCCAAGGGTCAACATTTTGAGTTGTTACCATTTGGAAGTGGTAGAAGGATATGTCCAGGAATATCTTTTGGTCTTCATATGATTCATTTAACTTTGGCTAATTTTTTACACTCCTTTGAAATTGTAAATGGATCTAGTGAACCTGTTGATATGACTGAAAATCTTGGAATGACCAATGAAAAAGCTACACCACTTGAGATTTTGGTTAAACCACATTTCTCTCCTAAGTATTATGAAACCATGTGA